One part of the Leptolyngbya sp. FACHB-261 genome encodes these proteins:
- the rlmN gene encoding 23S rRNA (adenine(2503)-C(2))-methyltransferase RlmN, whose product MLVEVPTQHPEAPRSLLGLSQTELSIWAESQGQPAYRGRQIHDWIYAKGARSLDEITVLPKQWRAQMAEFPVGRSQIHYRSVAADDTVKFLLRLSDGETVEAVGIPTAGRLTVCVSSQVGCPMACDFCATGKGGFQRNLYAHEIVDQVLTVQEDMNRRVNNIVFMGMGEPLLNAEQVVRTVQCLNHDVGISQRGMTISTVGVPGQIRRLAEHHLQATLAVSLHASNQPIRERLIPSARKYPLEALLAECQEYVTLTGRRVTFEYILLAELNDEPEHAVELANHLRGFQSHVNLIPYNPISEVDYQRPSPRRIQQFVQALEDRHIAVSVRRTRGLEADAACGQLRRRQTS is encoded by the coding sequence ATGCTTGTAGAAGTGCCAACTCAGCATCCAGAGGCACCTCGGTCGTTGCTGGGGTTATCTCAGACCGAGCTAAGCATTTGGGCTGAAAGCCAAGGCCAACCCGCTTATCGAGGCCGTCAAATCCACGATTGGATTTATGCCAAGGGTGCCCGTTCGCTCGATGAAATTACTGTGCTGCCCAAGCAGTGGCGGGCACAGATGGCTGAGTTTCCCGTGGGCCGTTCGCAAATCCACTATCGCTCAGTAGCCGCTGATGATACGGTCAAGTTCCTGCTGCGTCTGAGCGATGGCGAAACCGTGGAAGCCGTAGGCATTCCAACAGCAGGGCGCTTGACGGTTTGTGTGTCTTCTCAAGTGGGCTGCCCTATGGCCTGTGACTTCTGTGCGACAGGGAAGGGCGGCTTCCAGCGCAATCTATATGCTCACGAGATTGTGGATCAGGTATTGACGGTTCAGGAGGATATGAATCGTCGAGTTAACAATATTGTGTTCATGGGCATGGGCGAACCTCTGCTCAACGCTGAACAGGTGGTGCGAACGGTACAGTGCCTAAATCACGACGTTGGCATTAGTCAGCGAGGCATGACGATCTCGACAGTTGGCGTTCCGGGTCAGATTCGTCGCTTAGCAGAGCATCACCTCCAAGCTACCTTAGCCGTGAGCCTGCATGCCTCCAATCAACCGATCCGAGAGCGTCTCATTCCTAGTGCTCGCAAATACCCTCTAGAAGCGCTGCTGGCTGAGTGCCAAGAATATGTCACACTCACAGGCCGACGTGTGACCTTCGAGTACATCTTGCTAGCAGAGCTTAATGATGAGCCGGAGCATGCTGTTGAGCTAGCAAACCATCTGCGCGGCTTCCAAAGCCACGTTAACCTCATCCCTTACAACCCAATCAGCGAAGTTGATTATCAGCGCCCATCCCCAAGGCGCATTCAACAATTTGTGCAAGCCCTTGAGGACCGACATATCGCCGTGAGCGTTCGACGGACACGAGGTTTAGAGGCCGACGCCGCCTGTGGTCAACTGCGACGGCGCCAAACCAGTTGA
- a CDS encoding ATP-dependent 6-phosphofructokinase produces MGKKRIGILTSGGDCAGLNPVIRAVVHRAIGTYDWDVVGILYATQGLMSRPVRCRTLDLHSVSQLLTMGGTILGTTNKGNPFRFPMADGKLLDRSEEIIAGYHELGLDALIGVGGDGSLAILRQIAQKGRLNLVAIPKTIDNDLGSTERSIGFDTAVNIATEALDRLKFTAASHERVMILEVMGRDAGHIALSAGIAGGADVILIPEIPYKLSQICQKIAERESMGLNFSVVVVAEAVKTEDGQSITQADSKGDCRYGGIGQYLAEQISACSGAETRVTILGHVQRGGTPSPLDRLYATAFGVHAVDLIAGEQYDRMVAWQNRQVVSVAIQEAIGQYSAVNPDDTLVKTARGMGIYLGN; encoded by the coding sequence ATGGGAAAAAAACGCATTGGCATCCTCACTAGCGGTGGCGACTGTGCAGGCCTCAATCCTGTCATCCGTGCCGTTGTCCACCGGGCGATTGGTACCTATGACTGGGATGTGGTAGGCATTCTCTATGCCACCCAAGGCCTGATGAGCCGCCCAGTACGCTGCCGAACTTTGGACCTGCATAGCGTCTCCCAATTGCTCACCATGGGCGGAACCATCCTCGGCACGACCAATAAGGGCAATCCCTTTCGCTTTCCCATGGCTGATGGCAAACTGCTAGACCGCTCGGAAGAGATCATCGCAGGCTACCACGAGCTAGGCTTGGATGCCCTGATCGGGGTTGGCGGCGATGGCAGTCTGGCTATTTTGCGGCAGATTGCCCAGAAGGGTCGCCTGAACCTGGTTGCGATACCCAAAACCATCGATAACGACTTGGGGAGCACCGAGCGTTCAATTGGCTTCGATACAGCGGTGAATATTGCCACTGAGGCGCTGGACCGATTGAAATTTACAGCCGCCAGCCATGAACGGGTGATGATTTTAGAGGTGATGGGACGGGATGCTGGACACATTGCCCTCAGTGCAGGGATAGCAGGTGGTGCCGATGTCATTCTGATTCCCGAGATTCCCTACAAGCTCAGCCAAATCTGTCAGAAAATCGCTGAGCGGGAGTCCATGGGGCTTAATTTCTCGGTTGTCGTCGTTGCCGAGGCGGTGAAAACTGAGGACGGTCAGAGCATTACTCAGGCTGACTCTAAAGGGGATTGTCGCTATGGCGGCATAGGTCAGTATCTGGCTGAGCAGATCAGCGCTTGCAGTGGTGCAGAGACACGAGTCACCATCTTGGGCCATGTGCAACGCGGGGGAACTCCTTCACCTTTAGACCGCTTGTATGCAACAGCCTTTGGGGTCCATGCCGTTGACCTGATCGCTGGAGAGCAATACGACCGCATGGTGGCTTGGCAAAATCGGCAAGTAGTCAGCGTTGCCATTCAAGAAGCAATCGGTCAGTATAGTGCCGTCAATCCAGATGACACCTTGGTGAAAACAGCACGGGGAATGGGTATTTATCTGGGAAATTAG
- a CDS encoding M15 family metallopeptidase, whose product MKPYQTIPIQECGEALVPISESFAFQDPHPYVRAGAPYKHKSPFWVRSGVLVKLQEAQAQLHELVPGWRLKIFDAYRPVAVQQYMVDYTFIQQAKAQGLNPASLIAAQQQELYAQVYTFWAVPNENPATPPPHSTGAAVDVTLVDAGGQEVDMGSPIDEMSPRSYPDHFQDASESKAQQFHAHRQLLHRVMTSSGFQRHTLEWWHFSFGDQFWAWRLQTTAQITAIACYGRA is encoded by the coding sequence TTGAAGCCCTACCAAACCATTCCAATTCAAGAGTGTGGAGAGGCCCTAGTCCCTATCTCTGAAAGCTTTGCCTTTCAGGACCCTCACCCCTACGTTAGGGCTGGCGCACCCTATAAGCACAAATCGCCCTTCTGGGTGCGCTCTGGTGTACTAGTTAAGCTGCAAGAGGCTCAAGCCCAGCTGCATGAACTTGTACCCGGCTGGCGACTCAAGATCTTTGATGCTTACCGTCCAGTTGCTGTTCAGCAGTACATGGTGGATTACACGTTCATCCAACAAGCGAAGGCCCAGGGACTCAATCCGGCAAGCCTTATTGCAGCGCAACAGCAGGAGCTTTACGCTCAGGTCTATACCTTCTGGGCTGTCCCAAACGAGAATCCAGCCACGCCCCCGCCACACAGTACTGGAGCTGCTGTAGATGTCACTTTAGTAGATGCTGGGGGACAAGAGGTCGACATGGGTTCTCCCATTGATGAAATGTCACCTCGCTCTTATCCTGATCACTTTCAAGATGCCAGTGAATCCAAAGCCCAACAGTTCCATGCCCACCGGCAACTGTTACACAGGGTCATGACATCAAGTGGCTTCCAGCGTCACACCTTAGAATGGTGGCACTTTTCCTTTGGCGATCAGTTCTGGGCTTGGCGTCTGCAGACTACTGCTCAGATAACTGCCATCGCTTGCTACGGTCGAGCTTAA
- the rpsD gene encoding 30S ribosomal protein S4: protein MSRYRGPRLRVVRRLGDLPGLTRKSARRSYPPGQHGQERKKKSEYAVRLEEKQKLRFNYGVTEKQLLRYVRKARRVSGSTGLVLLQLLEMRLDNVIFRLGMAPTIPAARQLVNHGHITVNDRVVSIASYQCRAGEVIGVKNQDKSRAIVQTNLEFPGLANVPTHLDFDKAKLTARVTGVVEREWVALQINELLVVEYYSRIA, encoded by the coding sequence ATGTCGCGATATCGAGGCCCTCGCCTGAGGGTAGTACGCCGCCTGGGGGATCTTCCCGGCCTGACCCGCAAATCCGCCCGACGGTCCTACCCCCCCGGGCAGCACGGCCAAGAGCGCAAGAAGAAGTCTGAGTATGCCGTGCGTCTGGAAGAGAAGCAGAAGCTCCGTTTCAACTACGGCGTGACCGAAAAGCAGTTGCTGCGCTATGTGCGTAAAGCTCGCCGTGTCAGTGGCTCCACTGGCTTGGTGTTGCTGCAACTGTTGGAAATGCGGCTAGACAACGTCATTTTCCGTCTGGGCATGGCGCCCACCATTCCGGCGGCACGTCAGTTAGTAAACCATGGCCACATCACGGTCAACGACCGCGTTGTTAGCATTGCTAGCTACCAGTGCCGTGCAGGGGAAGTGATTGGGGTCAAGAACCAGGACAAGTCTCGGGCAATCGTTCAAACCAATCTAGAATTCCCTGGTCTGGCCAACGTTCCGACTCACCTGGATTTTGATAAAGCTAAGCTTACTGCCCGTGTCACGGGAGTGGTTGAACGCGAATGGGTTGCTCTTCAGATCAACGAATTGTTGGTTGTTGAGTACTACTCGCGAATCGCTTAA
- the accD gene encoding acetyl-CoA carboxylase, carboxyltransferase subunit beta: MSLFDWFADRRRSAPISKEQQQREIADGLWTKCAKCLVLAYAKDLSLNQMVCPECGHHMPVTVEQRINQLADTGTWVPLDESLVAGDPLEFRDRKSYRDRLRETREKTGLKDGVQTGLGKLEGYPFALGVMDFRFMGGSMGSVVGEKLTRLAERATAEHIPLIFICASGGARMQEGMLSLMQMAKVSAALERHREAQLLYIPILTHPTTGGVTASFAMLGDICLAEPKALIGFTGRRVIEQTLRQKVPEDFQTAEYQLAHGLVDAIVPRPQLRKVLAQLLALHQPVVRPTQASPVLLREPVTQPDWTNQIEAR, encoded by the coding sequence ATGTCCCTGTTCGATTGGTTCGCCGACCGGCGGCGCAGTGCCCCGATTAGCAAGGAGCAACAGCAACGCGAGATCGCTGACGGTCTATGGACCAAGTGCGCTAAGTGTCTGGTTTTGGCCTACGCCAAAGATCTCAGCCTCAACCAGATGGTCTGCCCTGAGTGCGGCCATCACATGCCTGTAACGGTTGAGCAACGCATTAATCAATTAGCTGACACTGGAACCTGGGTACCGCTCGACGAAAGTTTAGTGGCGGGTGATCCTTTGGAGTTTAGAGACCGCAAGTCCTACAGAGACCGGTTGCGGGAGACGCGTGAGAAGACTGGGCTTAAGGATGGTGTCCAAACTGGCTTAGGCAAGTTGGAGGGCTATCCCTTCGCTCTGGGAGTAATGGACTTCCGCTTCATGGGCGGCAGTATGGGCTCCGTAGTCGGTGAGAAACTAACGAGGCTTGCTGAACGGGCTACTGCCGAGCACATTCCTCTGATTTTCATCTGCGCATCAGGGGGGGCTCGCATGCAAGAGGGCATGCTCAGCCTAATGCAGATGGCAAAGGTTTCAGCAGCGCTGGAGCGACACCGGGAAGCTCAACTGTTGTATATTCCGATCCTCACCCATCCCACGACGGGGGGGGTAACCGCCAGCTTTGCCATGCTAGGAGATATTTGTCTGGCAGAGCCCAAGGCACTGATCGGCTTTACTGGCCGACGAGTCATTGAGCAAACGCTGCGCCAAAAGGTGCCGGAAGACTTTCAAACTGCTGAGTATCAGCTGGCCCACGGCTTAGTCGATGCGATTGTGCCTCGTCCGCAATTACGCAAGGTTCTGGCACAGTTACTGGCCTTGCATCAGCCTGTGGTTCGCCCGACTCAAGCGTCACCGGTTCTGTTACGCGAACCGGTGACTCAGCCAGATTGGACTAACCAGATAGAAGCCAGATAG
- the zds gene encoding 9,9'-di-cis-zeta-carotene desaturase: MRVAIVGAGLAGMATAVELVDAGHEVALYEARPFVGGKVGSWVDNEGNHVEMGLHVFFGCYYNLFSLMEKVGAVQNLRLKEHTHTFINRGGRIGELDFRFITGAPFNGLKAFFTTSQLSTADKIANSIALGTSPIVRALVDPEGAMRTIRNLDKISFADWFRSHGGNNGSLKRLWNPIAYALGFIDTENISARCMLTIFQFFATRTEASVLRMLEGSPDEYLHKPIVHYLKDRGVTITTRARVKEVQFEDDRVTGLTINVQGQEEQITADAYVCAADVPGVQRLIPEDWRKWPLFDNLFKLDTVPVATVQLRFDGWVTELQNPEAMQDAKARGLDNLLYTADADFSCFADLALTSPSDYFREGQGSLMQLVLTPGDPFIKQSNEEIVAHVLKQVQDLFPSSRQLNVTWSSVVKLAQSLYREAPGTDPYRPTQRTPVANFFLAGSYTMQDYIDSMEGATISGKQAAAAILESGQ, encoded by the coding sequence ATGCGCGTTGCGATTGTTGGGGCTGGGCTGGCGGGTATGGCAACCGCTGTCGAGTTAGTAGATGCGGGACACGAAGTCGCTCTGTACGAGGCTCGGCCCTTTGTCGGGGGCAAGGTGGGGAGCTGGGTAGATAACGAAGGCAACCATGTTGAAATGGGTCTGCACGTCTTCTTCGGCTGCTACTACAACCTGTTCTCTCTGATGGAAAAGGTTGGTGCAGTTCAGAATCTTCGCCTCAAAGAGCACACCCACACCTTCATCAACCGCGGGGGCAGAATCGGGGAGCTGGACTTTCGCTTTATCACTGGAGCGCCTTTCAACGGTCTCAAGGCGTTTTTTACCACCTCTCAGCTCTCAACCGCTGACAAGATTGCAAACTCTATTGCTCTAGGCACCAGTCCAATCGTGCGGGCACTGGTTGATCCAGAAGGGGCAATGCGCACCATTCGTAACCTCGACAAAATCAGCTTTGCTGACTGGTTCCGCTCCCATGGAGGCAACAACGGTAGCCTCAAACGCCTGTGGAACCCAATTGCCTATGCCCTCGGCTTCATCGACACCGAGAATATCTCAGCTCGCTGCATGCTGACGATCTTCCAGTTCTTCGCGACTCGAACTGAAGCCTCGGTGTTGCGCATGTTGGAAGGCTCTCCAGATGAGTACTTGCATAAACCCATCGTGCATTATCTCAAGGACCGAGGCGTTACGATTACGACTCGTGCCAGGGTCAAAGAAGTGCAGTTTGAAGATGACCGAGTCACGGGCTTAACGATCAACGTTCAGGGACAAGAAGAACAGATCACTGCCGATGCTTATGTCTGTGCGGCAGATGTGCCGGGAGTTCAGCGCTTAATCCCCGAGGACTGGCGCAAGTGGCCTTTGTTCGACAACTTGTTCAAGCTCGACACGGTACCCGTCGCCACGGTCCAACTGCGCTTTGATGGCTGGGTCACCGAACTTCAGAACCCAGAAGCAATGCAGGATGCCAAGGCTAGAGGGCTCGACAACTTACTCTATACGGCTGACGCAGACTTTTCTTGCTTTGCTGACCTGGCGTTAACCAGCCCCAGTGATTATTTCCGCGAAGGTCAGGGTTCGCTGATGCAACTGGTGCTGACACCAGGCGATCCCTTCATTAAGCAGTCTAATGAAGAGATTGTGGCTCATGTACTCAAGCAAGTGCAGGATCTCTTTCCCTCCTCCCGTCAGCTCAACGTGACCTGGTCAAGCGTTGTAAAGCTGGCCCAGTCGCTATACCGCGAAGCACCTGGTACGGACCCCTATCGTCCTACGCAGCGCACTCCTGTTGCTAACTTCTTCCTGGCAGGCAGCTACACGATGCAGGACTATATCGACAGCATGGAGGGTGCCACGATTTCCGGTAAACAAGCAGCGGCAGCAATTCTGGAGTCTGGGCAATGA
- the era gene encoding GTPase Era, whose amino-acid sequence MLARPTVQERTQTPLLSGMTQTPLQQSGMNGQTLIPEAPPGFKSGFIGLIGRPNVGKSTLMNVMIGQKIAITSPVAQTTRNRLRGILTLPEAQIIFVDTPGIHKPHHQLGEVLVQNAWSAIQSVDVVLFVVDASGEAGGGDRYIAEMLAQSNVPVLVGVNKADQQPEDPNQAEAIERSYQALAQARGWPIAKFSALTGEGMDVLQQTLVSTLAPGPYYYPPDLVTDQPERFIMGELIREQILYLTREEVPHSVAVTVDRVEEEPTITRVLATVNVERNSQKGILIGKRGSMLKAIGTAAREQMQKLIAGKVYLELFVKVQPRWRQSRTRLEELGYQVEE is encoded by the coding sequence ATGCTGGCGCGCCCTACAGTGCAGGAAAGAACTCAGACACCATTGCTAAGTGGAATGACCCAGACACCATTGCAGCAGAGCGGAATGAACGGCCAGACTTTGATTCCAGAAGCTCCACCTGGCTTCAAGTCAGGGTTCATCGGGTTAATTGGGCGGCCGAATGTGGGCAAATCAACGCTCATGAATGTCATGATCGGTCAAAAGATCGCGATCACCTCGCCGGTTGCCCAGACAACTCGCAATCGGCTACGAGGCATCCTGACCCTACCTGAAGCCCAGATTATCTTTGTAGATACACCTGGGATTCACAAGCCGCACCACCAATTGGGAGAGGTGTTGGTGCAAAACGCCTGGAGTGCCATCCAATCTGTTGATGTGGTCCTGTTTGTGGTCGATGCTTCTGGAGAGGCAGGCGGCGGCGACCGTTACATCGCCGAGATGCTCGCTCAGAGCAATGTACCAGTACTAGTTGGGGTTAATAAGGCAGACCAGCAGCCTGAGGATCCTAACCAAGCTGAAGCCATAGAACGCAGCTATCAAGCTTTGGCCCAAGCGCGGGGATGGCCTATTGCTAAGTTCTCAGCCCTGACGGGCGAGGGTATGGACGTGCTGCAGCAGACGCTAGTGAGTACCTTAGCGCCTGGTCCCTACTACTACCCACCGGACTTGGTCACGGACCAGCCAGAACGCTTCATCATGGGTGAGCTGATTCGGGAGCAAATCCTGTACTTGACTCGTGAAGAAGTGCCCCACTCTGTCGCCGTCACAGTGGACCGGGTAGAAGAAGAACCTACGATCACCCGCGTATTAGCGACCGTGAACGTGGAGCGTAACTCCCAAAAAGGCATTTTGATTGGCAAACGAGGCAGCATGCTGAAGGCCATTGGCACCGCCGCCCGTGAGCAAATGCAAAAATTGATTGCTGGCAAGGTGTATCTAGAACTCTTTGTTAAAGTTCAGCCTCGTTGGCGTCAGTCGCGCACGCGCCTGGAAGAATTGGGCTATCAGGTTGAAGAGTAG
- a CDS encoding PAS domain S-box protein gives MKEKPRALRRKALPILGLALVGLLGSVYAVSSTILLRNVAEQEVQNTRLNLERVTGALANEFDSLSATGFTWASWDDTYAFIENPTDDYIEANLYNQALQKADISLFLFVHSSGRLVFGKALDPQQGKAVPLPIGLGAYLSSKPIVLQHPKLSSTHQGFILLPEAIWMVSSQPILTSEGKGPVRGSLIVGQALDSTKIKSLSETTRLSLAVQRFKDPELPLDFQAARDSLSKTTAIYVQPLNEKRIAGYTLLRDVDGKPALLLRADMPREIYQQGQNSLRFLKVSLIVIGLAFGGVTLLLLERLVLSQDEQRASKERYRAVIAQASESIFLVDSQTKHFLEANAAFERLLGYTSEEIRGLILYDVISDAHESINQNIEHLLAVGSLSSIERQYRRKDGSLVEVEVNCNVISQDDKDVFCVVARDITERKQAEEALQAKEGQLRQVIDLVPHSIFAKDKNGKFLLANQAVAEVLGISVEELLNQNHLDFGRFQERMQRFQEDDWQVITTGLPRFIPEHVFVDAQGNTHIFQTTKIPFRVAGSQIPAVLGIAIDITERKQAEQELARSLSLLQATLESTADGVLVINRARQIVIWNQKLVDMWGVPETVMATRNDLQFVAFIREQLKDPLVFLDKVREDYEQAEAENCNTLELKDGRSFERFSKPHQVDGKIVGTVISYRDITQRQQAVVALAQARDQALAATRAKSEFLANMSHEIRTPMNGVIGMTGLLLDTPLTAQQQDFVETIRSSGDALLTIINDILDFSKIDSGKLELEEQPFNLRICIEESLDLLAPQAAEKRLEMAYFIEPTTPTWLVGDITRVRQILVNLLSNAVKFTEKGEVLVSVSARPVIESNEPEANPRPTYEIQVAVKDTGLGIPPDRMDRLFQSFSQVDTSVTRQYGGTGLGLAISKQLSELMGGRMWVESQVGKGSTFSFTLTARSAPNRSTPLDQPVCQPQLAGKRLLIVDDNATNRQILTLQGQSWGMRIHTALSGSEALACLEQEEAFDLAILDLQMPDMDGLALAAEIRKLPHCQELPLVMLTSVDRKEFKSQVGQVELAACLSKPIKQAQLHNALTQAFSRQPACGERRGSPAVQSQPKLAEQFPLRILLAEDNRVNQKVALLNLERLGYRADIVGNGLEALDALRRQPYDVVLMDVQMPEMDGLSATRQICQEWPNSRPWIIATTANAMPGDRETCLEAGMDDYISKPVQTRTLVEALLRYQTHTANSRISS, from the coding sequence ATGAAGGAAAAGCCCAGAGCCTTACGCAGAAAGGCATTGCCCATCTTGGGTTTAGCGCTCGTCGGCTTACTGGGGTCTGTGTACGCAGTCTCCTCAACGATTCTGCTGCGCAACGTGGCCGAACAGGAGGTGCAAAATACTCGACTAAACCTTGAGCGAGTAACAGGTGCCTTAGCAAACGAGTTTGACAGTTTGAGCGCCACTGGTTTCACCTGGGCCTCATGGGACGATACATACGCCTTCATTGAGAACCCCACAGATGACTACATCGAGGCGAATCTCTATAATCAAGCGCTCCAAAAGGCTGATATTAGCCTCTTCCTGTTTGTTCATTCCTCTGGACGGCTCGTTTTTGGCAAAGCGTTAGATCCACAGCAAGGCAAAGCAGTTCCTCTACCCATTGGTTTAGGCGCCTATCTCTCAAGCAAGCCCATCGTTCTGCAACACCCTAAGTTGAGCAGTACTCATCAAGGCTTCATTCTGCTACCTGAAGCTATTTGGATGGTTTCTTCTCAGCCAATCCTAACGAGCGAAGGCAAAGGCCCGGTTCGCGGCTCTCTAATTGTGGGTCAAGCCTTAGACTCTACAAAAATTAAGTCCTTATCTGAGACTACTCGTCTGTCGCTTGCAGTTCAGCGGTTCAAGGATCCAGAGTTACCGCTTGACTTTCAGGCTGCCCGGGATTCACTGTCGAAGACAACAGCTATCTACGTCCAACCTCTTAACGAGAAGCGAATTGCAGGCTATACCCTACTGAGAGACGTAGATGGCAAACCAGCCCTGCTTCTACGAGCGGATATGCCCCGCGAGATTTACCAGCAAGGCCAGAACAGTCTGCGCTTTCTCAAAGTGTCTCTGATAGTGATAGGGCTTGCATTTGGCGGAGTAACCTTACTGTTACTGGAACGCTTAGTTCTATCCCAAGATGAGCAGCGTGCAAGCAAAGAACGTTATCGGGCTGTGATTGCCCAAGCCTCAGAGAGTATCTTTCTAGTTGATAGCCAAACCAAGCATTTTCTAGAAGCCAATGCTGCCTTTGAGCGGTTGCTCGGCTACACTTCTGAGGAAATTCGCGGTCTAATACTCTACGACGTCATTTCCGATGCTCATGAGAGCATTAACCAAAATATTGAGCATCTTCTAGCGGTAGGCAGCCTCTCTTCGATTGAGCGGCAATATCGCCGCAAAGATGGTTCCCTGGTTGAGGTTGAAGTCAACTGCAACGTTATCTCTCAGGATGACAAAGATGTTTTCTGCGTTGTAGCTCGAGATATTACCGAGCGCAAGCAAGCAGAAGAGGCTTTGCAAGCTAAGGAAGGACAATTACGCCAAGTCATCGATCTGGTACCTCACTCCATCTTCGCAAAAGATAAGAACGGCAAATTTCTCCTGGCCAATCAGGCAGTTGCAGAAGTCCTTGGCATTTCTGTCGAGGAACTTCTCAATCAAAACCACTTGGATTTTGGTCGGTTCCAAGAGAGAATGCAGCGCTTTCAGGAGGATGACTGGCAAGTTATCACGACCGGCTTACCTAGATTCATTCCTGAACATGTGTTCGTTGATGCTCAAGGCAACACACATATTTTTCAAACAACCAAAATTCCTTTTCGTGTGGCTGGCTCACAAATTCCTGCAGTTCTGGGCATTGCCATAGACATTACTGAGCGCAAACAGGCGGAGCAGGAATTAGCACGCTCCCTATCTCTGCTTCAAGCCACGTTAGAGTCAACGGCTGATGGTGTGCTTGTCATTAATCGTGCCAGGCAGATCGTGATTTGGAATCAAAAGCTCGTAGATATGTGGGGCGTTCCCGAGACTGTTATGGCAACTCGCAATGACCTACAATTCGTAGCTTTCATTCGGGAGCAGCTTAAGGATCCGTTAGTCTTTCTAGATAAAGTGAGAGAAGACTACGAACAGGCGGAGGCGGAAAATTGCAACACTCTAGAGCTTAAAGACGGAAGAAGCTTTGAACGTTTTTCCAAGCCCCACCAGGTTGACGGCAAGATAGTAGGCACCGTTATTAGCTATCGTGATATCACCCAACGCCAACAAGCTGTAGTTGCTTTAGCTCAAGCTCGCGATCAAGCATTAGCAGCAACCCGAGCAAAAAGTGAATTTCTGGCCAATATGAGCCACGAGATTCGCACACCTATGAACGGTGTCATTGGCATGACGGGGCTCCTGCTCGACACACCATTAACAGCTCAGCAGCAAGATTTTGTTGAGACCATCCGCAGTAGTGGTGATGCGCTCCTCACGATCATTAACGATATTCTTGACTTCTCAAAAATTGACTCAGGCAAGCTCGAATTAGAGGAGCAACCCTTCAATCTGCGAATCTGCATAGAAGAATCTTTAGATCTGCTGGCCCCTCAAGCGGCCGAGAAACGCCTGGAGATGGCTTACTTTATTGAGCCAACCACGCCCACTTGGTTAGTCGGAGATATTACCCGTGTGCGCCAGATCTTAGTAAACTTGCTCAGCAATGCTGTCAAATTTACAGAAAAGGGGGAAGTTCTAGTTTCGGTGAGCGCCCGACCTGTGATTGAGAGCAACGAACCTGAGGCAAACCCCCGTCCAACTTATGAGATTCAAGTTGCAGTCAAAGATACCGGCCTTGGCATTCCGCCCGACCGTATGGATCGCCTCTTTCAATCCTTCAGCCAGGTAGACACCTCAGTCACTCGGCAGTACGGAGGCACCGGGCTAGGGTTAGCCATTAGCAAGCAGCTCAGTGAGCTGATGGGGGGCAGAATGTGGGTAGAAAGTCAGGTAGGCAAAGGCTCCACGTTTTCCTTCACCCTAACTGCTCGGTCAGCACCTAACCGCTCAACACCGCTTGATCAGCCAGTCTGTCAACCTCAATTAGCTGGGAAACGGCTGTTGATCGTGGATGATAATGCAACTAACCGGCAAATTCTGACGCTGCAAGGGCAATCTTGGGGCATGCGCATCCATACAGCTTTATCCGGGTCAGAAGCCCTAGCTTGCTTGGAACAGGAAGAAGCTTTTGACCTAGCAATCCTAGACCTGCAAATGCCAGACATGGATGGGTTAGCTCTGGCAGCAGAGATCCGCAAGCTACCTCACTGCCAGGAACTGCCCCTGGTTATGTTGACCTCTGTAGACAGAAAAGAGTTCAAAAGCCAAGTCGGTCAGGTCGAGCTTGCCGCTTGTTTAAGTAAACCGATTAAACAAGCCCAGCTTCACAATGCCCTAACTCAGGCCTTTAGTAGACAGCCCGCGTGTGGGGAGCGCAGAGGCTCCCCAGCAGTCCAGAGCCAACCCAAGCTTGCTGAACAATTTCCTCTACGAATTCTACTGGCCGAGGACAATCGGGTGAACCAAAAGGTTGCCCTGTTAAACCTGGAACGCTTAGGGTACCGGGCCGATATTGTAGGTAATGGCTTGGAAGCACTTGACGCCTTGCGACGTCAACCCTATGACGTTGTCCTGATGGATGTGCAGATGCCAGAAATGGATGGGTTGAGTGCAACTCGTCAAATCTGCCAAGAATGGCCTAACTCACGCCCTTGGATTATTGCGACCACCGCTAATGCCATGCCAGGGGATCGGGAAACCTGCCTGGAGGCAGGCATGGATGATTACATTAGCAAGCCTGTCCAGACTAGAACGCTGGTTGAAGCACTGTTGCGGTATCAAACCCACACTGCCAACTCTAGAATTTCGAGCTAA